From the Gallaecimonas mangrovi genome, one window contains:
- a CDS encoding HD-GYP domain-containing protein yields MKEATLLLVDDVPENLHILREALKDTYNLKVATSGAKALLLARSEPRPDLVLLDIMMPDMDGIEVCQTLKSDPLTHRIPVIFVTAMGEVADETRGFSVGAVDYITKPISPPIVRARVANHLQLYQQERGLESLVRERTKELEDTRQAIIVRLGRAAEYKDNETGMHVQRMSHYAYEIALAMAMPSDWAELLKAAAPMHDVGKIGIPDAILQKPGKLDDHEWTVMRTHPEIGAEILKDDPSPLMTMACVIALTHHEKFNGGGYPKGLKGQDIPLEGRIVAVADVFDALTSDRPYKKAWSVDDALALLHKEAGQHFDPDVVRAFDSIVDKVPGIRQAFNDAHEKA; encoded by the coding sequence ATGAAAGAGGCAACCTTACTGTTGGTCGATGATGTGCCAGAGAACCTGCATATTCTGCGCGAGGCCCTAAAAGACACATACAACCTAAAGGTGGCAACCAGCGGTGCTAAAGCGCTGTTGCTGGCACGCAGTGAGCCCAGGCCCGACTTGGTGCTGCTTGATATTATGATGCCAGACATGGACGGCATTGAGGTGTGCCAAACCTTAAAAAGCGACCCATTAACCCACCGTATTCCTGTTATTTTCGTCACCGCCATGGGCGAAGTGGCCGACGAAACTCGGGGTTTTAGTGTTGGCGCCGTTGATTACATCACCAAGCCAATTAGCCCGCCTATTGTCAGGGCCAGGGTGGCTAATCATCTGCAGCTTTATCAGCAAGAGCGTGGGCTTGAGTCGTTAGTTAGGGAGCGTACCAAAGAGCTGGAGGACACCCGCCAAGCGATTATTGTGCGGTTGGGGCGGGCTGCCGAGTACAAAGACAATGAAACCGGTATGCATGTGCAGCGCATGAGCCATTACGCCTATGAGATAGCCTTGGCAATGGCTATGCCCAGCGACTGGGCTGAGTTACTGAAAGCGGCGGCGCCCATGCATGATGTTGGTAAAATCGGTATTCCCGATGCCATTTTGCAAAAGCCGGGCAAGCTTGATGACCATGAGTGGACGGTGATGCGCACCCATCCAGAAATTGGTGCCGAAATTCTTAAAGACGACCCGTCACCGCTGATGACCATGGCTTGTGTTATCGCACTAACCCATCATGAAAAATTCAACGGTGGCGGCTATCCCAAAGGTCTAAAAGGCCAAGATATTCCCCTTGAGGGGCGCATTGTCGCCGTGGCTGACGTCTTTGATGCCTTGACCTCGGACAGACCTTATAAAAAAGCCTGGTCGGTTGATGACGCCTTAGCGCTACTGCACAAAGAAGCGGGCCAGCATTTTGACCCGGATGTGGTGCGCGCCTTTGATAGCATCGTTGATAAAGTGCCTGGCATTCGTCAGGCCTTTAATGACGCTCACGAGAAGGCATAA
- a CDS encoding LysR family transcriptional regulator, translating into MNLLVAIEAFVKVAELGSYTKAAEQLDISRTQLSKLVMQLEEHLNVRLLQRTTRRLHLTEAGQNYLVRSQGILQALQDAEAELSQGHSQISGRLRINGPMSFGTRYLAPLVAQFMAQHPQLEVRLELNDRKIDLLEDGFDLAIRIGTLPDSSLVARQLTQCQLLLVASPAYLSANGSPTDIDDLHQHQCLKYRRGGVTYWPIKGKNIAIDGPLESNNGEVLTYAAEAGLGIAFQPSFLVDDSIKAGRLKVVLPGQQLLQLGIYGVYPARRHLPAKVKAFLDFLAQAWGSPPYWENEIIPQ; encoded by the coding sequence TTGAATCTGCTGGTCGCCATTGAAGCCTTTGTCAAAGTCGCGGAGCTGGGCAGCTATACCAAAGCCGCCGAGCAGCTGGATATATCACGCACGCAACTGTCAAAACTGGTGATGCAGCTTGAAGAACACCTCAACGTTCGGCTGCTGCAACGCACAACGCGCCGCTTGCATTTAACCGAAGCGGGCCAAAATTACCTCGTCCGCAGCCAAGGCATACTGCAAGCATTGCAAGACGCCGAAGCGGAACTCAGCCAGGGCCACAGCCAAATCAGCGGCCGGCTGCGCATTAATGGCCCCATGTCATTTGGCACCCGCTATTTAGCGCCCTTGGTGGCGCAATTTATGGCCCAGCACCCACAACTTGAAGTACGGCTTGAGCTAAATGATCGCAAGATTGATTTACTAGAAGACGGTTTCGACCTAGCCATTCGTATTGGCACCCTGCCCGACTCAAGCCTGGTGGCCAGGCAACTGACACAGTGCCAGCTGCTGTTGGTGGCCTCCCCTGCCTATTTATCTGCCAATGGCTCCCCCACCGACATAGATGACTTACATCAGCATCAATGCCTTAAATACCGCCGCGGCGGCGTTACCTATTGGCCAATCAAAGGCAAAAACATCGCCATTGACGGCCCCTTGGAAAGCAACAATGGCGAAGTGCTGACCTATGCGGCTGAGGCCGGCTTGGGCATTGCTTTTCAGCCAAGCTTTTTAGTGGACGACAGCATTAAAGCCGGCCGGCTCAAGGTGGTGTTGCCCGGCCAGCAATTACTGCAGTTAGGCATTTATGGTGTCTATCCGGCCCGTCGCCACCTGCCAGCCAAGGTAAAAGCTTTTCTCGATTTTCTGGCCCAAGCCTGGGGTTCACCGCCCTACTGGGAAAACGAGATTATCCCCCAATAG
- a CDS encoding DoxX family protein codes for MQAYATTLLRLSLGVMALAHGLMKIFVFTIPGTVGYFESVGFPGFFAYIAILAEVGGGLALIFGLYTRWVALAFIPLLLGALTVHMHNGWVFSNKGGGWEFPVFWIVALLVQAGLGGGALVLNKRFS; via the coding sequence ATGCAAGCTTATGCCACCACTTTATTACGCCTGTCCTTAGGGGTAATGGCCCTTGCCCACGGCTTAATGAAAATTTTTGTCTTCACCATTCCTGGTACCGTTGGTTACTTTGAATCGGTCGGCTTTCCTGGCTTTTTCGCCTACATCGCTATTTTGGCGGAAGTGGGCGGCGGTTTGGCGCTGATATTCGGCCTCTACACCCGCTGGGTGGCCCTGGCCTTTATTCCGCTGCTGCTCGGCGCATTAACCGTTCATATGCACAATGGTTGGGTATTTTCGAATAAAGGCGGCGGCTGGGAATTTCCGGTATTTTGGATTGTTGCCCTGTTGGTTCAGGCCGGTCTGGGTGGCGGCGCTTTGGTCCTTAACAAACGTTTTTCGTGA
- a CDS encoding response regulator, with amino-acid sequence MKALSLRGRLLAALVVLLVISIGVMALLSALLDRPAKDAAEQLQQQAALLDHELAHAAQFAQASARVLELAKFGDEQFRLGIVAQNLETDPLIFGSAIAFLPEHTPPGAVKAPYAYRSGNKVLTLDLAASYDFTQTSQWFIEPIRLRQPGWSAPYFDDGGGNVWMITYSVPLFAQNDTVFGVVTVDVELNSLVNQLKGGSAQLFDRSGRLLTDSGTELKGPRQQLHNAMVFLRWHNQNDDSSLLLHWLIPLGLIALVVVVGWLYIKRLTRPLYTVIRGVSNLIDGLPANQVEPAGPPELKLLGTGFNRFLSGASLSSSSVMAEELLSHLPVASYRIDSQNELHYVAPSVREFLGVKAEELLESQRGFTDFIHPEDAGEVAEKLGHAIEKHQAYALEYRLIQRNGKTLWVADRGEPFFDAQGVYLGRDGVVYDISDKRQARERLKRREQALTTLFQVVPTGLASLDEDFKVVEANQALCNLLSLRHEQLRGALLGSFFRQQDRSHIVSLCNKGEDFDWEGYLVGSGGDICWVSLALRRLADNRSVAVITDLDERRNMERAVEEAKIAADEASKAKSDFLANMSHEIRTPMNAIIGFAHLARERSNNPYLAKIEQASGTLLRILNDILDFSKIEAGKMSVEKVAFNLDDTLLNLRDIFADKAAEKKVELVFNLMPSCPNQLFGDPHRLTQILMNLISNAMKFTEKGEVVVSVQYPVAAGEEYLQLSVRDTGIGMSADQVEKLFSAFTQADSSTTRRFGGTGLGLAISQRLCQLMGGKIEVRSELGRGSIFTFTLPLVPEGEQHKPLMLAELEGKSVLIVDDNETQLAVFEGLMRAFGFKVHTLTSGQQAMDRLRNAKAMPDLMMVDWQMPGMDGLTLIGKIREQPRQPGAIMMISAFTDDELIANAKSLGVEQVLLKPVSPSHLFEYVCLCLGTHEGHLPVRRQPVMDNGNYPSFKGKTILLVDDNDLNREVAQTFLSKSKAQVIVAKDGQDALDKLAARRVDLVLMDCQMPIMDGFEATRVLRNNPQWQALPVIAMTANVMEGDKQRCLDAGMNDHIAKPLDIPVMFRVISHWLGVDDSIDLPQPSQSSGQWPQTPELDVEDGLNRVMNDATLYQRVLRRFYQQVPEMLEPQDDETTLRHLHTLKGLLGNIGAHSLAEVAKKAEDAAKAGADTATQLANLKVELAPLLQAIENWLPQETRGPVVSLDSDAKATLAELRPALEAADAEALDRLESFIQQHPQLRSALADLRGYLEQFDFDQALEQLDVLLEEA; translated from the coding sequence ATGAAAGCGTTATCGCTTCGAGGCCGATTGTTGGCGGCGTTAGTGGTGTTGCTGGTGATAAGCATCGGCGTTATGGCATTGCTTAGCGCTTTATTAGACAGGCCCGCTAAAGATGCCGCTGAACAATTACAGCAACAAGCGGCCTTGCTGGACCACGAACTTGCCCATGCGGCCCAGTTTGCGCAGGCCAGTGCACGGGTGCTGGAGCTGGCTAAGTTTGGCGATGAGCAATTTCGGCTGGGGATCGTTGCCCAAAACCTGGAAACCGATCCGCTGATCTTCGGCTCTGCCATTGCCTTTTTACCCGAACACACGCCGCCCGGCGCGGTTAAGGCGCCCTATGCCTACCGCAGTGGCAATAAAGTACTGACCTTAGACTTGGCAGCCAGTTACGATTTTACCCAAACATCACAATGGTTTATCGAACCCATCCGCCTTCGCCAGCCCGGCTGGTCGGCGCCGTATTTTGATGATGGCGGCGGTAATGTTTGGATGATCACCTATTCGGTTCCGCTATTTGCACAAAACGACACTGTTTTCGGTGTGGTCACGGTGGATGTCGAGCTCAATAGTCTGGTGAATCAATTAAAAGGCGGCAGTGCCCAGCTATTTGACCGTTCAGGACGGTTACTCACGGACTCGGGGACTGAACTTAAAGGCCCTCGCCAACAGCTTCACAATGCCATGGTCTTTTTACGCTGGCATAACCAAAACGATGATTCCTCGTTACTGCTGCACTGGCTTATTCCCCTGGGCCTTATCGCCTTGGTTGTGGTGGTGGGCTGGCTGTATATCAAAAGGCTGACCCGGCCGCTATATACCGTTATTCGTGGTGTCAGTAATTTGATTGATGGTTTACCTGCCAACCAGGTTGAACCTGCCGGTCCCCCGGAACTAAAACTGCTGGGCACCGGTTTTAACCGCTTTTTATCGGGCGCTTCGCTGTCTTCATCATCGGTGATGGCAGAAGAGTTACTTTCGCATCTGCCGGTCGCCAGCTACCGCATAGATAGCCAAAATGAACTGCACTATGTGGCGCCATCGGTACGGGAATTCTTGGGTGTTAAGGCCGAGGAGCTTTTGGAAAGTCAGCGTGGTTTTACTGACTTTATTCATCCAGAAGATGCCGGTGAGGTTGCCGAAAAGCTTGGCCATGCCATAGAGAAACACCAGGCTTACGCCTTGGAATACCGCTTGATACAACGCAACGGTAAAACCCTTTGGGTGGCCGATAGGGGCGAGCCCTTTTTTGACGCCCAGGGCGTCTATCTGGGGCGGGATGGGGTGGTGTACGACATCTCTGACAAGCGCCAAGCAAGGGAGCGGCTAAAACGCCGAGAGCAAGCATTAACCACGTTATTTCAAGTGGTGCCTACCGGCCTTGCCAGCTTAGATGAAGACTTCAAGGTGGTGGAGGCCAACCAGGCGCTCTGTAACTTATTGTCGCTGCGCCATGAACAGTTGCGTGGCGCCTTATTGGGCAGCTTTTTCCGCCAACAAGACCGTAGCCATATCGTTTCGCTTTGCAATAAGGGTGAAGACTTTGACTGGGAAGGTTACCTGGTGGGTAGCGGCGGCGATATTTGCTGGGTGTCATTGGCACTCAGGCGGCTGGCGGATAACCGCAGTGTGGCGGTCATTACAGACCTTGACGAGCGGCGCAACATGGAGCGGGCTGTCGAAGAAGCCAAAATTGCCGCCGACGAAGCCTCTAAAGCGAAAAGCGATTTCTTGGCCAACATGAGCCATGAGATCCGCACCCCCATGAACGCCATTATTGGCTTTGCCCATTTGGCTCGTGAACGCAGTAACAACCCGTATCTTGCCAAGATAGAGCAAGCTTCTGGCACCTTGCTGCGTATTCTCAACGACATTCTGGATTTCTCAAAAATTGAAGCCGGCAAAATGTCGGTGGAAAAAGTCGCCTTTAATCTCGACGACACCTTGCTGAACCTGCGTGACATCTTTGCGGATAAAGCGGCTGAAAAGAAAGTGGAACTGGTATTTAACCTGATGCCGTCCTGCCCCAACCAACTGTTTGGAGATCCCCATCGCCTTACCCAAATTTTGATGAACCTTATCTCCAACGCCATGAAATTTACAGAAAAAGGCGAGGTGGTGGTCAGTGTGCAGTACCCGGTTGCAGCGGGGGAGGAATACTTGCAGCTGAGTGTGCGTGACACCGGTATTGGTATGTCGGCCGACCAGGTTGAAAAGCTGTTTAGTGCCTTTACCCAAGCCGATAGTTCCACTACCCGGCGTTTTGGCGGTACCGGCCTAGGCCTGGCTATTTCACAGCGGCTTTGCCAATTAATGGGCGGGAAAATCGAGGTGCGTTCTGAGCTGGGGCGAGGGTCCATTTTCACTTTTACCCTGCCGCTGGTACCCGAGGGGGAACAGCACAAACCGCTGATGCTGGCCGAGCTGGAAGGCAAATCGGTATTGATTGTCGACGATAACGAAACCCAGCTCGCGGTTTTTGAGGGGTTAATGCGCGCCTTTGGTTTTAAGGTGCATACCCTCACCAGTGGTCAGCAGGCCATGGACCGGCTTCGCAATGCCAAAGCGATGCCCGATCTAATGATGGTGGACTGGCAGATGCCGGGTATGGATGGCCTGACGCTGATTGGCAAAATCCGTGAGCAGCCTCGCCAGCCGGGCGCCATTATGATGATTTCTGCCTTTACCGATGACGAGCTTATCGCCAACGCCAAGAGCTTGGGGGTTGAGCAGGTGCTGTTAAAGCCGGTGAGCCCGTCACACCTTTTTGAATATGTGTGTTTGTGCCTTGGTACCCACGAAGGGCATTTGCCGGTGCGGCGGCAGCCAGTCATGGATAACGGTAATTACCCCTCGTTTAAAGGCAAAACCATCTTGCTGGTGGATGATAACGATCTTAACCGGGAGGTAGCGCAAACCTTTTTGAGCAAATCGAAAGCGCAAGTGATAGTGGCAAAGGATGGGCAAGACGCCTTGGATAAGCTGGCTGCACGTCGTGTTGATTTGGTGCTGATGGATTGCCAAATGCCCATTATGGACGGCTTTGAAGCAACGCGGGTGCTGCGTAACAACCCACAATGGCAGGCATTGCCGGTTATTGCCATGACGGCAAATGTTATGGAAGGCGACAAACAGCGCTGCCTTGATGCTGGCATGAATGACCATATTGCCAAGCCGTTAGACATTCCGGTGATGTTTAGGGTTATCAGTCATTGGCTGGGAGTAGATGACAGCATCGACTTACCGCAACCAAGTCAAAGCTCAGGGCAATGGCCCCAAACGCCAGAGCTGGATGTGGAAGATGGCCTTAATCGTGTCATGAATGATGCAACGCTTTATCAGCGAGTGCTGCGCCGCTTTTATCAGCAAGTGCCTGAGATGCTAGAGCCGCAGGACGACGAAACCACGCTTCGCCATTTGCATACCCTAAAAGGCTTGTTGGGCAATATCGGGGCCCACAGTTTGGCCGAGGTTGCTAAAAAGGCAGAAGACGCGGCGAAAGCGGGGGCCGATACCGCCACGCAATTGGCCAACCTCAAAGTGGAACTGGCGCCTTTGCTGCAGGCAATAGAGAACTGGCTACCACAAGAAACCCGAGGCCCGGTCGTGAGCCTTGATAGTGACGCCAAAGCAACTCTTGCTGAACTTAGGCCAGCGCTTGAGGCGGCCGATGCCGAAGCGTTAGATAGGCTTGAGAGCTTTATCCAGCAGCATCCTCAGCTACGCTCTGCGCTGGCCGACCTTCGAGGCTACTTAGAGCAATTTGATTTCGACCAGGCGCTGGAACAGCTTGATGTGTTGTTGGAGGAGGCATGA
- a CDS encoding methyltransferase family protein: protein MKAPIAAFTPVVLLVIGFLLGLTLDKLYPTPLKPLSWLLVVLGLAIALWALVTLLLAKTPLFGCKEATKLVTKGPYRFSRNPMYLGFALFYLGLALWLSSPFAIVMLPVSLYCLWLFVIRKEEKHLKEQFKADYQNYCAKVRRWY from the coding sequence ATGAAAGCGCCTATTGCCGCTTTTACACCGGTAGTGCTTTTAGTGATCGGCTTTTTACTGGGTCTAACCCTCGACAAACTTTATCCAACCCCACTCAAACCCCTATCTTGGCTGTTAGTTGTGCTGGGTCTTGCCATCGCCTTGTGGGCACTCGTGACACTGCTGCTGGCGAAAACACCACTCTTTGGGTGTAAAGAGGCGACAAAACTGGTGACAAAAGGCCCCTATCGATTTTCGCGAAACCCGATGTACCTGGGGTTTGCACTCTTTTACTTGGGTCTTGCGCTTTGGTTAAGCAGCCCCTTCGCTATCGTCATGCTGCCGGTGAGTCTCTACTGCCTTTGGTTATTCGTTATTAGAAAAGAAGAAAAACACCTTAAAGAGCAGTTCAAAGCTGATTACCAAAACTACTGTGCCAAGGTACGCCGCTGGTATTAA
- a CDS encoding DUF4870 domain-containing protein: protein MDTQTKNWAVACHAAALAGFLVPLGNILGPVVVWAINKDRAAYIDEQGREAVNFQITVTLGACVSLLLLMVVIGIPLLVLLSIFNVVMLIIGIVKTANGDAFRYPFSLRFL, encoded by the coding sequence ATGGATACCCAAACCAAAAATTGGGCCGTTGCCTGCCACGCTGCCGCCCTAGCAGGATTCTTAGTACCCCTTGGCAATATTTTAGGGCCGGTGGTGGTTTGGGCCATCAATAAAGACCGTGCAGCTTACATTGATGAACAAGGCCGGGAAGCCGTTAACTTTCAAATTACCGTCACCCTTGGTGCATGTGTTTCGTTGCTGCTGTTGATGGTGGTTATCGGTATTCCATTGTTGGTGCTGCTGAGTATTTTTAATGTGGTCATGCTCATTATTGGCATCGTCAAAACCGCCAACGGTGATGCTTTTCGTTATCCCTTTAGCCTGCGTTTTTTATAG
- a CDS encoding dioxygenase family protein, whose product MLPSLYISHGSPMLALTEGPARDFLIELGKHYQPSAIVVISAHWATRGLAVSTSAEPETIHDFYGFPDILYQQQYPAKGAPELAAKLSQQLGAVVVDRGLDHGAWVPLSLMYPKADIPVLSLSLPVTWSNDALYELGQKLAALRQDNVLIIGSGTLTHNLRALQPEGSPAPAWVNRFADWVKEKLLAKDKAALLHWQQGPEALANHPSPEHFVPLLVAMGAGGDASQLHHSISHGILAMDCYAFS is encoded by the coding sequence ATGTTACCGAGCCTTTATATCTCCCACGGCTCCCCCATGCTGGCCCTTACCGAAGGGCCAGCTCGGGATTTTCTTATTGAGCTAGGCAAACACTATCAACCCAGTGCCATTGTGGTTATTTCCGCGCACTGGGCAACACGCGGGCTGGCCGTTAGTACCAGTGCAGAACCCGAGACCATTCATGATTTTTATGGTTTCCCTGACATCCTCTACCAGCAGCAATATCCGGCTAAAGGCGCCCCTGAACTGGCGGCAAAACTGAGCCAACAATTAGGGGCGGTGGTTGTCGACAGGGGTTTAGACCATGGCGCCTGGGTGCCGCTATCACTGATGTACCCCAAGGCCGACATTCCGGTGCTGAGCCTGTCGCTGCCAGTGACATGGAGCAACGACGCCTTGTATGAACTGGGCCAGAAATTGGCGGCGCTTCGCCAGGACAATGTGCTTATCATCGGCTCCGGCACCTTGACCCATAACTTACGAGCACTGCAGCCTGAAGGCTCACCGGCGCCCGCCTGGGTTAACCGCTTTGCCGACTGGGTGAAGGAAAAGTTACTGGCCAAAGACAAGGCGGCGTTGCTGCATTGGCAACAAGGGCCTGAAGCACTGGCGAATCACCCCAGTCCCGAGCATTTTGTGCCACTGCTGGTGGCGATGGGGGCCGGCGGTGATGCCAGCCAGCTCCACCACAGCATTAGCCACGGCATATTGGCCATGGACTGTTATGCCTTCTCGTGA
- a CDS encoding pseudouridine synthase encodes MVHDSPRFVIVDKTQAMSFHAEDGPGFFVSTEQALGCKLWPVHRLDKVTTGLIIFAKDSDAAAELGRLFEERQIKKCYLALSDKKPNKKQGLIKGDMSKARRGAWRLQRTTQNPAITRFDSSALGDGRRLYRLWPQTGKTHQLRVAMKSLGAPILGDELYGGTAFSRVCLHAYGLYFEALGEHVTITAMPDFLTAAPSPFEDAL; translated from the coding sequence GTGGTGCACGACAGCCCCCGCTTTGTGATTGTCGATAAAACCCAGGCCATGAGCTTTCATGCTGAAGACGGCCCGGGCTTTTTTGTGTCCACAGAACAAGCCCTTGGCTGCAAACTTTGGCCAGTGCATCGTTTAGATAAGGTCACCACCGGCTTGATTATCTTCGCCAAAGACAGCGACGCGGCTGCCGAGTTAGGTCGGCTGTTTGAAGAACGGCAAATCAAAAAGTGTTATTTGGCGCTGTCGGATAAAAAACCCAACAAGAAGCAAGGCCTAATAAAAGGCGATATGAGTAAAGCGCGCCGCGGCGCCTGGCGGTTACAACGCACCACCCAAAACCCCGCCATCACCCGCTTTGACAGCAGCGCTTTGGGCGATGGCCGCCGCCTCTACCGCTTGTGGCCACAAACCGGTAAAACGCACCAGTTACGGGTAGCAATGAAAAGCCTTGGCGCTCCTATCTTGGGCGACGAGCTCTACGGCGGCACGGCTTTTAGCCGGGTGTGTTTGCATGCCTATGGGCTGTATTTTGAGGCCCTTGGCGAACATGTCACCATTACCGCCATGCCCGATTTCTTAACCGCCGCGCCCTCACCTTTTGAGGACGCGCTTTGA
- a CDS encoding MFS transporter produces MAVWLKKLMDDEDARACKDISDQACHHQPRSFLIHIVALSLTKTGDGLIDPKLTLTWLLGALGAPLGLTAWLVPVRESLSLLPQLAIASELRKRPIRKTFWVVGSVVQGLCILAMAWVAFCLKGELAGISILALLAGFSLARGVCSVAIKDVQGKTIAKNQRGKVSGYAASVAGASVIVLGLAVAFGWFNSPGSALLGSLLVLAGLLWLVAAAVYQQLPEYEGATEGGKNGLKTAVKGFLTAMKNSRFRRFLFTRTLLLASALMTPFLVAMAGKNNQHIETLGVLLLASGLASFLSGPIWGRFADRSSRLVMCVAAMLTALTGLITWLLGASGNNWGFAIMIFAISVAHAGVRLGRKTYLIDMANSENRATLVALSNTAIGIMLLVIGGLTAAIAQYLDAQWLVLMLSVLALLAAVSAWFMDEA; encoded by the coding sequence CTCGCAGTTTTCTGATTCATATCGTCGCCCTCAGCCTAACCAAAACGGGCGACGGCCTGATTGACCCTAAATTAACCTTAACCTGGTTATTGGGCGCACTTGGCGCCCCGCTGGGCCTTACTGCCTGGCTTGTGCCGGTGCGAGAGTCTTTGTCACTACTGCCGCAGCTGGCGATTGCCAGTGAACTGCGCAAAAGGCCCATTCGCAAAACCTTTTGGGTAGTAGGTTCGGTGGTACAAGGCCTTTGCATCCTCGCGATGGCCTGGGTGGCATTTTGCCTAAAAGGCGAACTGGCGGGCATCAGCATTCTTGCGCTGTTAGCCGGTTTTAGTTTGGCGCGCGGGGTTTGTTCTGTTGCCATTAAAGATGTTCAGGGAAAAACCATCGCCAAAAACCAACGCGGCAAAGTGTCAGGCTATGCCGCCAGTGTGGCCGGGGCCAGCGTCATTGTCTTGGGGCTCGCTGTTGCCTTTGGCTGGTTTAATTCCCCAGGTAGCGCCCTGTTGGGTAGCCTGCTGGTACTCGCCGGCTTACTTTGGCTGGTTGCCGCGGCAGTTTATCAACAACTGCCGGAATACGAAGGCGCAACCGAAGGGGGAAAGAATGGCTTAAAAACAGCGGTGAAAGGGTTTTTAACGGCAATGAAAAATAGCCGGTTTCGGCGTTTTTTATTCACCCGCACGCTACTGTTGGCTAGCGCACTCATGACGCCTTTTCTGGTGGCCATGGCCGGTAAAAATAATCAGCACATTGAAACCTTGGGCGTGCTATTGCTGGCATCAGGGCTTGCAAGCTTTCTTTCTGGGCCGATTTGGGGGCGCTTTGCTGACCGCTCTAGCCGTTTGGTGATGTGTGTGGCAGCAATGCTAACCGCCCTCACCGGCCTTATTACTTGGCTGTTAGGGGCTAGCGGCAACAATTGGGGCTTTGCCATTATGATTTTTGCCATCAGCGTGGCTCATGCCGGAGTGCGTTTAGGGCGTAAAACTTATCTTATTGATATGGCCAACAGTGAAAACCGCGCAACCTTAGTGGCCTTATCCAATACCGCTATCGGCATTATGCTGCTGGTTATTGGCGGTTTAACCGCCGCCATTGCCCAATATCTTGACGCCCAATGGCTGGTGCTCATGCTAAGCGTGCTGGCACTCCTTGCTGCTGTTTCAGCGTGGTTTATGGACGAAGCCTGA
- a CDS encoding winged helix-turn-helix domain-containing protein translates to MDSSRLKVLAGQHLYEPWKGSLSGLISHLGAVQLDAIQVISRAHHHQLFNRVAHYQESQLADAEAKREIFEYWSHAAAYLPMTSYPYARVRMDRIREGQRHWFEKNAKLCRYVLDRIRAEGQLKASDFVKAKGGWWQWSDEKKALEQLFHEGELMVSHRDGFQKVFDLPERILPSDTVTERASDLDYGCYLVRTFLRCQAFGRVEEIAYLRPGDKTLVKDAVAAMRKSGEVIEQNGELMLHCAESVPPKKAPRQVRLLSPFDPLILQRKRLNRLFDFQYQLECYLPAPKRRFGYFALPILYGDKLVGVVDLKADRPNNQLLVKALHWQKKPGSGLLGSFNKALADFARFHGIKEVVFV, encoded by the coding sequence ATGGACTCATCACGCCTTAAGGTGCTGGCTGGCCAGCACCTTTATGAACCTTGGAAAGGGAGCTTAAGTGGCCTGATTAGCCATTTAGGCGCGGTGCAACTTGATGCCATTCAGGTCATAAGCCGCGCCCATCACCACCAGCTATTTAATCGCGTAGCGCACTATCAAGAATCCCAATTAGCCGATGCCGAAGCCAAGCGAGAGATCTTTGAATATTGGTCTCACGCAGCCGCCTACCTACCCATGACCAGCTACCCCTATGCTCGCGTGCGCATGGACAGAATTCGTGAAGGCCAGCGCCATTGGTTTGAGAAAAACGCCAAGCTGTGCCGCTACGTACTCGATCGCATCCGCGCCGAAGGTCAGCTCAAGGCCTCCGATTTTGTTAAAGCCAAGGGTGGCTGGTGGCAGTGGTCTGATGAAAAAAAGGCCTTAGAGCAGCTGTTTCATGAAGGGGAACTGATGGTCAGCCATCGTGACGGTTTCCAAAAAGTGTTCGATTTACCCGAGCGCATATTGCCGTCTGATACCGTAACCGAACGTGCCAGTGACCTCGACTACGGTTGTTATTTAGTGCGCACCTTTCTTCGCTGCCAGGCCTTTGGCCGGGTTGAAGAAATAGCCTACCTGCGCCCTGGCGACAAAACGCTGGTAAAAGACGCGGTGGCCGCAATGCGCAAAAGTGGCGAAGTCATCGAACAAAATGGTGAGCTCATGCTGCACTGCGCTGAGTCTGTGCCCCCTAAAAAGGCCCCTCGCCAGGTACGGTTGTTGTCACCTTTTGATCCCTTGATTTTGCAACGAAAACGCCTTAACCGCCTGTTCGATTTCCAATACCAACTGGAATGTTACCTGCCAGCGCCCAAGCGCCGCTTTGGCTATTTTGCGCTGCCCATTCTTTATGGTGACAAACTGGTTGGCGTGGTTGACCTAAAAGCCGACCGCCCTAATAACCAATTGCTGGTTAAAGCATTGCACTGGCAGAAAAAACCAGGCTCTGGTTTACTTGGCAGCTTCAATAAGGCCTTAGCTGATTTCGCCCGTTTTCACGGCATAAAGGAGGTGGTGTTTGTTTAA